A single Desulfatibacillum aliphaticivorans DSM 15576 DNA region contains:
- a CDS encoding TetR/AcrR family transcriptional regulator: MRGNTSKGQSETVRRIIEGATQAFAQGGFAGASVDEIAKTAGVNKASIYYHVGDKESLYGLVLHEVIQDALSRINERLQPDQSPEEKLKSYILGIAETVEKHPPLPAVMMSAVSANGQGLPETVVSDLVQIYGLLVAILNEGERMGFFERVDGIVLYLMIMCSLSIHKNVEAAWTESQEFAGLFQKLDGSLFNLVGQSLEGGVAADVIKIVLKAVRK, from the coding sequence ATGCGAGGAAACACCTCTAAAGGACAGAGCGAAACGGTCCGACGAATAATTGAAGGCGCCACCCAGGCGTTCGCCCAAGGGGGATTCGCCGGCGCCAGCGTGGACGAAATCGCCAAAACCGCAGGCGTAAACAAAGCAAGCATTTACTACCACGTGGGGGACAAGGAGTCCCTGTACGGGCTGGTGCTGCACGAAGTCATCCAGGACGCGCTGTCCCGGATTAACGAACGGCTCCAGCCGGACCAAAGCCCTGAAGAAAAGCTGAAATCCTACATTCTGGGCATTGCGGAAACCGTGGAGAAGCATCCTCCCCTGCCCGCCGTCATGATGTCGGCCGTGTCTGCAAACGGGCAGGGATTGCCTGAAACGGTGGTGAGCGATTTGGTCCAGATTTACGGATTACTAGTCGCAATTCTTAATGAAGGGGAAAGGATGGGATTTTTTGAACGAGTGGATGGAATTGTCCTCTATCTCATGATCATGTGCTCCCTTTCAATCCACAAAAATGTAGAAGCCGCCTGGACGGAAAGCCAGGAGTTTGCCGGCTTGTTTCAAAAGCTGGACGGATCCCTGTTTAATTTGGTAGGGCAGAGTCTGGAGGGGGGAGTGGCGGCGGATGTGATTAAAATCGTACTCAAGGCCGTGCGAAAATAA
- a CDS encoding DUF6160 family protein yields the protein MKWRILVFSALLTFLAALPFSEARMTAASDPELDSVYGQTGLTIVLPLNVTADYVTYTNTDDGSSLECQNAAWDDGSGGVINIPGGMALDICTDGDRSFLKYTLSETLTQGDGRYLTTTSMELNGTYAGSLALENLRNSESYLMIGSHTDGSTGVDMRLEAGLSLGSLAYEIAGNELAFEGMFLSLYPGGTAQNPSMGAGRAVIGATSSWAQLDIGSNSSDSCLLMTIPVEGTLRVNTINFCGQDWGAAALDDMNGTIQVRAPAGATWQY from the coding sequence ATGAAATGGAGAATCCTGGTTTTTTCTGCATTATTAACATTCCTGGCAGCCTTGCCCTTCTCCGAAGCCCGCATGACCGCCGCTTCCGATCCGGAGCTTGATTCCGTCTACGGCCAAACCGGCCTTACTATTGTTTTGCCTTTGAATGTTACGGCTGATTACGTCACCTACACAAATACGGATGACGGATCCTCCCTTGAGTGCCAAAACGCAGCCTGGGACGACGGGTCAGGGGGCGTGATAAACATTCCCGGGGGCATGGCGCTGGACATTTGTACGGACGGCGATCGCAGCTTTTTGAAATACACTTTGTCCGAAACGCTGACGCAAGGAGACGGCAGATACCTGACCACAACGTCCATGGAGCTAAACGGAACCTACGCCGGAAGCCTGGCCTTGGAAAATCTCAGAAACTCGGAGTCCTATCTCATGATCGGAAGCCATACGGACGGCTCCACGGGCGTGGATATGAGGTTGGAGGCGGGCCTGTCCCTGGGAAGCCTGGCCTACGAAATCGCCGGAAACGAACTCGCCTTTGAGGGAATGTTTTTAAGCCTGTACCCTGGAGGCACGGCCCAAAATCCATCCATGGGCGCCGGCCGGGCCGTTATCGGAGCAACCTCCTCCTGGGCGCAATTGGATATAGGCTCGAATTCCAGCGACTCGTGCCTGTTAATGACTATCCCTGTTGAGGGAACCCTCAGGGTGAACACAATAAACTTTTGCGGACAGGATTGGGGAGCGGCCGCTTTGGACGACATGAACGGAACCATCCAGGTTCGGGCGCCGGCTGGCGCAACGTGGCAATATTGA
- a CDS encoding tetratricopeptide repeat protein, protein MILNLKWVRQFLKPKILVKYAAAIAVIVFCALCLSGGGAGADLERLDTKASRAFHAGDFDAARSLCVQFLQKTEQNYGAFHPNTVAALNNLALVMHAQGKFSQAIALLEQALRVNKTILDNEDPRLAVSYANLAFANEKNGNAAKAALLYKHALAIAEISMPPDHPYQQFIKERLVRLASAPSSAHDETDYKVKDV, encoded by the coding sequence ATGATACTCAACCTAAAATGGGTTAGACAATTCTTAAAACCCAAAATACTTGTTAAATACGCCGCGGCCATCGCCGTGATCGTTTTCTGCGCCTTGTGTCTCAGCGGAGGAGGCGCAGGCGCAGACCTGGAAAGGCTGGATACAAAAGCCAGCCGCGCCTTTCATGCCGGGGATTTTGATGCGGCAAGGAGCCTTTGCGTTCAGTTTCTGCAAAAAACCGAACAAAACTACGGGGCCTTTCATCCAAACACAGTGGCGGCTCTGAATAACCTGGCGCTCGTAATGCATGCCCAGGGAAAATTTTCCCAGGCAATTGCATTGTTGGAACAAGCGCTGCGGGTGAATAAAACCATCCTTGACAATGAAGATCCAAGGTTGGCGGTTTCCTACGCCAATCTGGCCTTTGCCAATGAAAAAAACGGAAACGCGGCAAAAGCCGCCCTGCTGTATAAACACGCTTTGGCCATCGCCGAAATTTCCATGCCTCCGGATCACCCTTATCAACAATTCATAAAAGAGAGATTGGTTCGCCTGGCGTCCGCCCCCTCGTCTGCCCATGACGAAACGGATTATAAGGTGAAGGATGTATAA
- a CDS encoding alpha/beta fold hydrolase: protein MKFFRLMLVLPLLFSMYGCSFKYNPVDYNTSIIQNEIETAGIGKSSFIEIDNLNMHFIESGEGDPIILIHGWLCWGAFWKKITPSLSENFHVYALDLIGHGLSDKPVGDNFSYSTEAQARRVVEFMKKKSITNAVIVGHSMGGEIAAKTAIMAPDRVSAAVLICAAGMQDNPQSLPSHIRIARAMHLEPIIALFFSEPAIRQFTKDLMFYSENPMPEEFVKDVVLANLTGKNAKKAVYKVTVEGLFKDFLNERCAEMKTKTLVISATDDLIVPPAMGREYNSLLPDSTYLEFDKAGHMLPWEKPEDVSRAILAFCGRVDQADSGASGKRSE from the coding sequence ATGAAATTTTTCAGGTTAATGCTTGTCTTGCCTTTGTTGTTCTCCATGTATGGATGCTCGTTTAAATACAATCCTGTGGATTACAACACTTCAATAATACAAAATGAAATTGAAACCGCCGGGATAGGCAAATCCAGCTTTATTGAAATCGATAATTTAAACATGCATTTCATTGAATCAGGAGAGGGAGATCCGATTATCCTGATACACGGATGGCTGTGCTGGGGCGCCTTCTGGAAAAAAATCACTCCCTCCCTGTCAGAAAACTTTCATGTCTATGCCTTGGACCTGATAGGGCATGGACTGTCCGACAAGCCCGTGGGTGACAACTTCAGCTACTCCACCGAGGCCCAGGCAAGACGGGTGGTTGAATTCATGAAGAAAAAGTCCATCACCAATGCGGTGATAGTGGGGCACTCCATGGGAGGAGAAATTGCTGCAAAGACAGCCATCATGGCCCCGGACAGAGTCAGTGCGGCGGTGCTTATCTGTGCAGCCGGAATGCAGGACAACCCCCAAAGCCTTCCTTCACACATCCGTATAGCCCGGGCCATGCATCTGGAACCTATTATAGCGCTATTTTTTTCGGAACCTGCCATCAGACAATTCACCAAGGATCTGATGTTCTATAGCGAAAACCCCATGCCCGAAGAATTTGTCAAGGACGTCGTATTGGCCAACCTGACGGGAAAAAACGCCAAGAAAGCCGTGTATAAAGTCACCGTAGAAGGCCTCTTCAAGGATTTCCTGAATGAACGATGCGCTGAAATGAAAACAAAAACTCTGGTTATTTCCGCAACCGATGATCTCATCGTTCCCCCGGCCATGGGAAGGGAGTACAACAGCCTCCTTCCTGATTCAACCTATTTGGAATTTGACAAGGCCGGCCACATGCTTCCCTGGGAAAAGCCTGAGGACGTCTCAAGGGCGATCCTCGCTTTTTGCGGGCGCGTTGATCAGGCAGATTCCGGAGCCTCCGGCAAACGGAGCGAGTGA
- a CDS encoding transketolase family protein, with the protein MSEGLTWTVYDADSMTQAEIYGQVLCDLGDQHPEIVGLSADLANSTKIGKFGKKFPERFFNVGIAEQNLFGVAAGMAKSGLTPFVSTMATFVSMRACEQVRTDICYQNLDCKIIATHGGASFGQAGSTHHCTEDIAIMRSFANMTVIVPADGIECANAVKACIDWPGPVYIRIGRGFEPKFYDDEEYGFQIGKAVTLMEGTDITLICCGVTVLQAMEAAKFLKENDGLSVRVLNIHTIKPIDEEAIIKAVMDTRRLAVFEEHNVMGGLGSAVADVIAASGKGCAFTKVGIPDCYCEVGYPEDLYTHYKLDADGVIETVRQVMQMDFEEDDDWEDEV; encoded by the coding sequence ATGAGTGAAGGTTTAACCTGGACGGTATATGACGCGGATTCCATGACCCAGGCCGAGATTTACGGCCAAGTGCTGTGCGACCTGGGCGATCAGCATCCGGAAATCGTAGGGCTTTCGGCGGACCTTGCCAACTCCACCAAGATCGGCAAGTTCGGCAAGAAGTTCCCGGAAAGATTCTTTAACGTAGGCATCGCCGAGCAAAACCTCTTCGGCGTGGCCGCAGGGATGGCCAAGTCGGGGCTCACGCCCTTTGTGTCCACCATGGCGACCTTTGTGTCCATGCGGGCTTGCGAGCAGGTGCGCACGGACATCTGCTACCAGAACCTGGATTGCAAGATTATCGCCACCCACGGCGGCGCCTCCTTTGGGCAGGCTGGCTCCACCCACCACTGCACCGAGGATATCGCCATCATGCGGTCTTTCGCCAACATGACCGTGATCGTGCCCGCCGACGGCATCGAATGCGCCAACGCGGTCAAGGCATGCATCGACTGGCCCGGCCCCGTGTACATCCGCATCGGCCGCGGGTTCGAGCCCAAGTTTTATGACGACGAAGAATACGGCTTTCAAATCGGCAAGGCGGTAACCTTGATGGAAGGCACGGATATCACCCTCATCTGCTGCGGCGTGACTGTGCTTCAGGCCATGGAAGCCGCCAAGTTTTTGAAGGAAAACGACGGCCTTAGCGTACGAGTTTTGAACATCCACACCATCAAGCCCATAGACGAGGAAGCCATCATCAAGGCGGTTATGGACACCCGCCGCCTGGCCGTGTTCGAAGAGCACAATGTCATGGGCGGCCTGGGCTCCGCCGTGGCCGACGTTATCGCCGCCAGCGGCAAGGGGTGCGCGTTCACCAAGGTTGGCATCCCGGACTGCTACTGCGAGGTGGGATACCCCGAGGACCTGTACACCCATTACAAACTGGACGCAGACGGCGTTATCGAGACGGTTCGTCAGGTTATGCAGATGGACTTTGAAGAGGACGACGACTGGGAAGACGAGGTGTAA
- a CDS encoding transketolase, with amino-acid sequence MALSTNEIKDLEQHAWQARQDIIDITGWSGGAHIGGGLSVTDILVIMYFKYLNVDPKNPQWEDRDRFIMSKGHAGVAYAPVLARKGYFNFDDLQTFNKFKSPFGMHLDCLKVKGVDVSTGSLGHGLSIAVGLALGARLQKKDWYTYCVLGDGECNEGSVWEAAMSASHFKLNNLVTFVDRNRLMIDGKTEDVMGLEPFADKWKAFGFIVKEVDGHDFNQLAEAIDFAKAEKSGPVVIIANTAKGKGVDFMENEVKWHYGGLDTDLRAQAKASVDKMYGKA; translated from the coding sequence GTGGCGCTTTCTACCAATGAGATCAAAGATCTGGAGCAGCATGCCTGGCAGGCTCGCCAGGACATCATCGACATCACGGGATGGTCGGGAGGGGCGCACATCGGCGGCGGCCTGTCCGTCACGGACATCCTGGTGATCATGTATTTCAAATACCTCAATGTGGACCCGAAAAATCCCCAATGGGAAGACCGGGACCGCTTCATCATGAGCAAGGGCCATGCTGGCGTGGCTTACGCCCCGGTGCTGGCCCGCAAAGGCTATTTTAATTTCGACGATTTGCAGACTTTCAACAAGTTCAAGTCTCCTTTCGGCATGCACCTGGACTGCCTCAAGGTCAAGGGCGTGGACGTGTCCACCGGCTCTTTGGGCCACGGTCTGTCCATCGCCGTGGGCCTGGCCCTGGGAGCCCGCCTGCAGAAAAAGGACTGGTACACCTACTGCGTCCTGGGGGACGGAGAATGCAACGAAGGCTCGGTCTGGGAAGCCGCCATGTCCGCCAGTCACTTCAAGCTGAACAACCTCGTCACCTTTGTGGACCGCAACAGGCTGATGATCGACGGGAAGACCGAGGACGTCATGGGCCTGGAGCCCTTCGCCGATAAATGGAAGGCCTTCGGCTTCATCGTCAAGGAAGTGGACGGACACGACTTCAACCAGTTGGCTGAAGCCATTGACTTTGCCAAGGCGGAAAAATCCGGGCCGGTGGTCATCATCGCCAACACCGCCAAGGGCAAGGGCGTGGACTTCATGGAAAACGAGGTCAAGTGGCATTACGGCGGTTTGGATACGGACCTTCGGGCCCAGGCCAAGGCGTCCGTGGACAAAATGTACGGCAAGGCCTGA
- a CDS encoding aminotransferase class III-fold pyridoxal phosphate-dependent enzyme — protein sequence MKTYTYPKSQELFQRAAKVIPCGIYGHLSPAPLIPADAYPFYASRAEGSKFWDVDGNEFIDYMCAYGPMVLGYNFKPVDDAAAKQYAEANCVTSPGPVMVELAEKLTDVVSMADWAFFAKNGNDVTTYATMIARKATGRKKMVLIKGGYHGVAPWTQTFGHHGIMEEDGQHTIRIPWNDFEAFKKVVDENPGDVAGFMATPYHHPTFVDNEMPLPGYWDKVQALCNAKGIVLIVDDIRCGFRLDIRGSHEYFGFKPDLVCFCKAIGNGYPISALVGTEALKNDAAKVFYTGSYWFSAAPMAAALKTINEMEAMDAVKMMTDFGESLKTGLIEVAANHGYDLKVTGHPAMPYLRITDDPTLMLHQDWCAECTKRGAFFSSHHNWFISTAHTQEDLERTLEIADDAFEAIKKNKE from the coding sequence ATGAAAACTTACACTTATCCGAAAAGCCAGGAACTTTTTCAGCGGGCCGCCAAGGTTATCCCTTGCGGCATTTACGGCCATTTAAGCCCCGCCCCGCTCATCCCGGCGGACGCCTATCCTTTTTATGCGTCCAGGGCCGAGGGCTCCAAGTTCTGGGATGTGGACGGCAACGAATTCATCGACTACATGTGCGCCTACGGCCCCATGGTTTTGGGATACAACTTCAAGCCCGTGGACGATGCGGCGGCCAAACAGTACGCCGAAGCCAACTGCGTCACTTCGCCCGGGCCTGTCATGGTGGAACTGGCCGAAAAATTGACGGACGTGGTTTCCATGGCCGATTGGGCGTTTTTCGCCAAAAACGGCAACGACGTCACCACCTATGCAACCATGATCGCCCGAAAAGCCACGGGCCGCAAGAAAATGGTGCTGATCAAAGGCGGATACCACGGCGTGGCGCCCTGGACCCAGACCTTCGGCCATCACGGCATTATGGAGGAGGACGGCCAGCACACCATCCGCATACCCTGGAACGATTTTGAAGCCTTCAAAAAGGTGGTGGACGAAAATCCCGGCGACGTTGCCGGCTTCATGGCCACCCCTTACCACCACCCCACCTTTGTGGATAACGAAATGCCCCTGCCGGGATACTGGGACAAGGTCCAGGCCCTGTGCAACGCCAAGGGCATCGTGTTGATCGTGGACGACATCCGGTGCGGGTTCCGGTTGGACATCCGGGGCTCCCACGAGTATTTCGGGTTCAAGCCCGATCTGGTCTGCTTTTGCAAGGCCATCGGCAACGGGTATCCCATATCCGCCCTGGTGGGGACCGAAGCCCTGAAAAACGATGCCGCCAAGGTGTTTTATACGGGCAGCTACTGGTTTTCCGCCGCCCCCATGGCCGCGGCGCTGAAAACCATCAACGAAATGGAGGCCATGGACGCGGTCAAGATGATGACCGATTTCGGCGAGAGCCTGAAAACCGGCCTGATAGAGGTTGCCGCCAACCACGGCTACGACCTGAAAGTCACCGGCCATCCCGCCATGCCGTATTTGAGAATCACGGACGATCCCACGCTCATGCTGCATCAGGATTGGTGCGCGGAATGCACCAAGCGCGGAGCGTTTTTTTCGTCCCATCATAACTGGTTTATATCCACTGCGCATACTCAGGAGGACCTGGAAAGGACCCTGGAAATAGCTGACGACGCCTTTGAGGCCATCAAGAAAAACAAGGAATAG
- the ald gene encoding alanine dehydrogenase produces MIVGILKEIKVEENRVSMTPAGAEVMTQHGHTILVEKSAGAASGFTDEMYLEAGAEIVDTPQEIFSKSEMVMHVKEPQKSEFGLMRPGQIMFTYLHLAADQVLTEAMIKSGSVCIAYETIQKADGSLPLLTPMSEVAGRMAIQQGAKFLEMSKGGQGILLGGVPGVDPGNVLILGGGVVGTNAAKMACSLGARVVLLDTSLDRLRYLSDVMPKNCFLLMSSPATIRERIQAADVVVGAVLIPGAKAPSLVTRDMLATMKPGAVMVDVAIDQGGCFETSRPTTHGDPTYIEEGVVHYCVANMPGGVAKTSTLALTNATLPYALEIASMGWEAAVRENPEIRLGANVVSGKITYKGVAEAFDMEYTPVSELFQDN; encoded by the coding sequence ATGATCGTCGGTATTTTAAAGGAAATCAAGGTAGAGGAAAACCGTGTTTCCATGACTCCGGCAGGCGCGGAGGTCATGACTCAGCACGGTCATACGATTCTGGTGGAAAAATCCGCAGGCGCCGCCTCTGGCTTTACGGACGAGATGTACTTGGAAGCCGGCGCGGAAATCGTGGATACGCCCCAGGAGATTTTCAGCAAGTCCGAGATGGTCATGCATGTTAAGGAGCCGCAAAAGTCGGAATTCGGCCTCATGCGTCCCGGACAGATTATGTTCACGTATTTGCATCTGGCCGCGGACCAGGTTCTCACCGAGGCCATGATCAAATCGGGCTCCGTGTGCATTGCTTACGAGACCATCCAGAAAGCCGACGGCTCCCTGCCTTTGCTCACGCCCATGAGCGAGGTGGCCGGACGCATGGCCATCCAGCAGGGCGCCAAGTTTTTGGAAATGTCCAAGGGCGGGCAAGGCATCCTTTTGGGCGGCGTGCCGGGCGTCGATCCCGGGAATGTTCTGATTTTAGGAGGCGGGGTGGTGGGAACCAACGCCGCCAAGATGGCTTGCAGCCTGGGCGCCCGGGTGGTTTTGCTGGACACCAGCCTGGACCGTCTGCGCTATTTGAGCGACGTCATGCCTAAAAATTGCTTCTTGCTCATGTCCAGTCCCGCCACGATCCGGGAGCGGATTCAGGCCGCCGACGTTGTTGTGGGCGCTGTGCTTATTCCCGGCGCCAAGGCGCCCAGTCTGGTGACCCGGGACATGCTTGCCACCATGAAGCCCGGCGCGGTTATGGTGGACGTGGCTATTGACCAGGGGGGGTGCTTTGAGACCTCCAGGCCGACCACCCACGGCGATCCCACATACATCGAAGAAGGCGTTGTTCATTACTGCGTGGCTAATATGCCGGGCGGGGTCGCCAAGACGTCCACCCTGGCCCTGACCAACGCCACCCTGCCTTACGCCCTGGAAATCGCTTCCATGGGTTGGGAGGCCGCCGTGCGCGAAAATCCGGAAATTCGCTTGGGCGCCAACGTCGTCAGCGGAAAGATTACCTACAAGGGCGTGGCCGAAGCCTTTGACATGGAGTACACGCCCGTGAGCGAGTTATTTCAAGACAACTGA
- a CDS encoding TetR/AcrR family transcriptional regulator: MGRISLAQTRRSQIIQAFYRCVASQGLAKTSMRAIAKEAGVQPSALHHYFKDRDEMIEEMVDFYTDRFFQGFLEEMARYDDVQERLDKAAEFLFSPSMINEEATSFFYDCCAEAKNNPRVRHSLAKLFRRFRKTILEYFSDLAIQGGLSPQETQDIATLIIAVHEGIELQWHMSPEDVSLERSLLLAKRIVKTFLLGQGREGLRRAI, encoded by the coding sequence ATGGGAAGAATCAGCCTGGCGCAAACAAGACGAAGTCAGATTATTCAGGCCTTTTATCGCTGCGTGGCTTCCCAGGGCCTTGCCAAAACCTCCATGCGCGCCATCGCCAAGGAAGCCGGGGTCCAGCCCAGCGCCCTCCATCATTACTTCAAAGATCGCGACGAAATGATTGAAGAAATGGTGGATTTTTACACCGACCGCTTTTTTCAAGGCTTTTTGGAAGAGATGGCCCGGTATGATGACGTCCAGGAACGGTTGGACAAGGCCGCTGAATTTCTCTTTTCCCCATCCATGATCAACGAAGAGGCCACGAGCTTCTTTTACGATTGCTGTGCGGAAGCCAAGAACAACCCCCGGGTGCGCCATAGCCTGGCCAAGCTGTTCCGGCGCTTCCGGAAGACCATTCTTGAATATTTTTCTGACCTGGCGATCCAAGGCGGACTGTCCCCTCAGGAGACCCAGGACATAGCCACCCTTATTATTGCAGTGCACGAAGGCATAGAGCTTCAGTGGCACATGTCTCCTGAAGACGTATCTCTGGAAAGGTCCCTTTTGCTTGCCAAACGAATAGTCAAAACCTTTTTACTCGGCCAGGGCCGGGAAGGATTGCGGAGGGCGATATGA
- a CDS encoding ATP-binding protein — protein MGLLSVGLLVWSYHTSHMALEQQMLSTFKQRHVIVRDGLHACMREVTLHLDEIGRDRTFQQALQERDENTLLALIEAFPHKNAESALDLLFVLKEDGAIFLNATSPLFGLEDLPGGLKDLSTPAQNASVLEAFHVQGKTLLACVGSVKIKDKKTGRVLGALVGGPVLNSNFGFVEMIRDKAQVMDVVLLHGGEMVAFSSTVDSGVTRTLSNMGTTSAPLELHVADGIVASYQELKVKDSDLPLKVCLSDDGIIWDRLAQAFLGKLAVMIIACTLVILLNIFIFRRIIFKPVNAMMEYFQSISSGREDPDFREGGIEEFNIIGRAAGDMVRSLRIADKNLVASERKFHALFDNSFQFMGLLDREGRLLESNQASLDAVGCRLEDVQGKFFWETPWWRHDSYQAQLARECVIKAGEGKFTRMDATILNSQDQVRYIDFSIKPIFTKDGQVSVLIPEGRDITEIRDAQQAMRNLRLLLQNILDSMPSIVVGLDAHKNITHWNRQAEYHSGISAEKVKGRSLGETLPEFPLLSDSVNNALETGIIVKNERVVVLTESKARYFDCTVFPLTASEIYGAVVRLDEVTDRVNLEQSIVNTEKMASLGGLAAGMAHEINNPLAGMIQNAQVISNRLSTKLPQNHAAAEACGTSMEAIQQYMDKRGVLRMFASLMKSGGQAARIIDNILMFARDKASIYKPHDLSDLMDRSIKLAAADFRVKTHIDLKKVKIFRDFAEGCTPVPCDPGGMQLVFLNLIKNAAQAIADSPTARTSGVIRLKLAKETDMVRIEIEDNGIGMTEELQKRVFEPFFTTRPTGRGTGLGLSVSFFVVTEDHGGDLTLASQPGKGTVITMRLPLAGKAALPIVDAGG, from the coding sequence ATGGGCTTGTTGAGTGTGGGCCTGTTAGTCTGGAGTTATCACACGTCCCACATGGCCCTGGAACAGCAGATGCTTTCCACGTTCAAGCAACGGCATGTCATAGTCCGGGACGGACTGCATGCCTGCATGCGGGAGGTGACGCTTCACCTGGATGAAATAGGCAGGGACCGGACCTTTCAGCAAGCGCTCCAGGAACGGGACGAAAACACTTTGCTGGCCCTTATCGAAGCCTTTCCTCACAAGAACGCGGAAAGCGCATTGGATCTGCTGTTCGTATTGAAGGAGGACGGCGCCATTTTTCTGAACGCCACATCGCCCCTGTTTGGCCTGGAAGACCTCCCCGGCGGGCTGAAGGACCTTTCGACGCCGGCGCAAAATGCGAGCGTTTTGGAAGCGTTCCATGTTCAGGGAAAAACCCTATTGGCGTGCGTGGGGTCGGTTAAAATAAAAGATAAAAAAACCGGAAGGGTTCTGGGCGCCCTCGTCGGCGGCCCTGTCCTTAATAGCAATTTCGGATTCGTGGAGATGATACGCGACAAAGCCCAGGTGATGGACGTGGTTTTGCTTCACGGCGGCGAGATGGTCGCCTTTTCCAGCACGGTGGACTCCGGCGTAACCCGGACCTTATCCAATATGGGAACAACTTCCGCCCCGTTGGAGTTGCACGTGGCCGACGGCATTGTGGCTTCTTACCAGGAGCTTAAAGTAAAGGATTCCGATCTCCCTCTGAAGGTCTGCCTTTCGGATGATGGGATCATCTGGGACCGCCTGGCCCAGGCGTTTTTGGGAAAGCTGGCGGTCATGATCATTGCCTGCACGTTGGTAATTCTGCTGAATATTTTTATTTTCCGGCGGATCATCTTCAAACCCGTCAACGCTATGATGGAGTATTTTCAATCCATCTCTTCCGGCCGGGAGGATCCTGATTTTCGTGAGGGTGGAATTGAAGAGTTTAATATTATAGGCCGGGCCGCCGGCGACATGGTGAGGAGCTTGCGCATCGCGGACAAAAACCTTGTGGCGTCTGAACGCAAATTCCATGCACTGTTCGACAACTCTTTTCAATTCATGGGCCTTCTGGACCGGGAAGGCCGGCTATTGGAAAGCAACCAGGCCTCTCTGGATGCGGTGGGATGCAGGTTGGAGGACGTCCAGGGGAAATTTTTTTGGGAGACGCCCTGGTGGCGGCATGACTCTTACCAGGCGCAACTGGCTAGGGAGTGCGTTATAAAGGCGGGCGAGGGAAAATTTACAAGAATGGACGCAACTATCTTGAACTCACAAGACCAAGTGCGTTACATTGATTTTTCCATCAAACCGATCTTTACAAAAGATGGTCAGGTGTCCGTGCTCATCCCTGAAGGAAGGGATATTACGGAAATACGCGACGCCCAGCAGGCCATGAGGAACCTGCGGCTCCTGTTGCAGAATATTCTGGACTCCATGCCTTCCATCGTCGTCGGTTTGGATGCGCATAAAAACATTACGCACTGGAATCGTCAGGCGGAATACCATTCGGGGATAAGCGCGGAAAAAGTCAAAGGAAGAAGCCTTGGCGAAACGCTGCCTGAATTCCCCCTGCTCTCCGACAGCGTGAACAACGCCTTGGAGACGGGAATAATCGTGAAAAACGAGCGGGTTGTCGTGCTGACGGAAAGCAAGGCCCGGTATTTTGATTGCACGGTTTTTCCGTTGACGGCCAGTGAAATATACGGCGCAGTAGTGAGGCTTGACGAAGTTACGGACCGGGTGAATCTGGAGCAATCCATAGTCAACACCGAAAAAATGGCTTCCCTGGGAGGGCTGGCCGCCGGCATGGCTCACGAAATAAACAACCCGCTGGCGGGCATGATTCAGAACGCCCAGGTCATATCCAACAGGCTCTCGACCAAGCTGCCGCAAAATCACGCCGCGGCCGAAGCGTGCGGGACGAGCATGGAAGCCATTCAGCAGTATATGGATAAACGGGGCGTGTTGCGGATGTTCGCCTCCCTGATGAAGTCGGGAGGCCAGGCCGCGCGCATTATAGACAATATTTTAATGTTCGCGCGGGACAAAGCCTCCATTTATAAGCCCCACGACCTGAGCGATCTAATGGACAGGTCCATAAAACTCGCCGCCGCTGATTTTAGGGTGAAAACGCATATTGATTTGAAAAAAGTCAAGATTTTCCGGGATTTCGCGGAAGGCTGCACACCGGTTCCATGCGATCCGGGGGGGATGCAGCTTGTTTTCTTGAATTTGATAAAAAATGCGGCCCAGGCCATAGCCGACAGTCCAACCGCGCGCACGAGCGGAGTCATCCGCTTAAAACTGGCCAAAGAAACGGATATGGTGCGCATTGAAATTGAGGACAATGGGATTGGGATGACCGAAGAGTTGCAAAAAAGGGTTTTTGAGCCTTTTTTTACAACCAGGCCGACAGGAAGGGGAACGGGGCTCGGGTTGTCGGTTTCATTTTTTGTGGTAACGGAAGACCATGGCGGAGACCTGACCCTGGCGTCCCAGCCAGGCAAAGGAACCGTCATTACCATGCGTTTGCCTCTTGCCGGCAAAGCGGCCTTACCCATTGTAGACGCAGGGGGGTGA